In Synechococcus sp. A18-25c, a single window of DNA contains:
- a CDS encoding SWIM zinc finger family protein encodes MSITPNGINTSLGDEGLGQQPWWVEQWMELINSYRFKKRLERAWTYAREGHVTSIRFEGRRVHARVQGTGEDPYKVKLWLDVLNDEDWGYVLEALTQKARWSAQLLAGIMPADIERAFAASGRRLFPFKLQEVRSECSCPDKANPCKHISAVYFLMGERFSEDPFVLFQLRGRTRAKLLEDLAEHRLKALQARVAKQSAATDDSAASDAGAEPDIPGPVTPPHPAVLDPTLWWRYDASLDGDLVVITPAMDGDTGLDSAGELPLAEEPRFPEAKPRFIQHLRDQGQALAQRAMLEAMATGG; translated from the coding sequence ATGAGCATTACTCCCAACGGCATCAACACCTCCCTCGGCGATGAAGGGCTCGGCCAGCAGCCGTGGTGGGTGGAGCAGTGGATGGAGTTGATCAACTCCTACCGCTTCAAGAAACGCCTGGAGCGCGCCTGGACCTACGCCCGAGAAGGGCACGTCACCTCGATCCGTTTTGAAGGCCGCCGCGTCCACGCCCGGGTGCAAGGCACCGGTGAAGACCCCTACAAGGTGAAACTCTGGCTGGATGTGCTGAATGACGAAGACTGGGGCTACGTGCTGGAGGCCCTCACTCAGAAAGCCCGCTGGTCAGCTCAGCTGCTGGCCGGAATCATGCCAGCCGACATCGAGCGGGCCTTCGCTGCTAGTGGCCGTCGCCTTTTTCCCTTCAAGCTCCAGGAGGTGCGCAGCGAATGCAGCTGCCCTGACAAAGCGAATCCTTGCAAGCACATCAGTGCGGTCTATTTCCTGATGGGGGAACGCTTCAGCGAAGATCCCTTCGTGCTGTTCCAGCTCAGAGGCCGCACCCGAGCCAAGCTGCTGGAAGACCTTGCCGAACACCGGCTCAAAGCCCTTCAGGCCAGGGTCGCCAAACAATCCGCCGCCACCGATGACTCTGCGGCGTCGGACGCTGGCGCTGAACCAGACATCCCTGGACCAGTGACGCCTCCCCACCCGGCGGTGCTGGACCCAACGCTGTGGTGGCGTTACGACGCCAGCCTGGACGGTGATCTGGTGGTTATCACACCCGCCATGGACGGAGACACGGGCCTGGACTCCGCAGGTGAACTGCCCCTGGCCGAGGAACCACGCTTTCCAGAAGCCAAGCCACGCTTCATTCAGCATCTACGCGATCAGGGACAGGCTCTGGCGCAGCGGGCCATGCTGGAAGCAATGGCCACCGGTGGCTGA
- a CDS encoding NRAMP family divalent metal transporter, with product MSSSAVKAISGVRRSLGPGILLAGACIGGSHLMSSTTAGARFGFALVGLILLTNLVKYPFLRVGSRFTAATGLSLLEGFQKRSKTYLPLYLLVSLFTGTFTIAAVSFVAGLLLTNIPLLAETNRFGLSIAVLAACGLILLFGHYRALDRLSKLLVALLTLLTGVAAASLLIRGPAGDVASTWLAADPSPWQLADLGFLIPLMGWMPGPVEMCVWPSLWMFSRARDSDHTASLKEAETDFNLGYGVTVVTALFFVILGAYTMYGTGDGMMQGSGVAFAQNLIRIYTDAMGTWAAWIIVPAAFAAMFSTTLTCLDAYPRSISAIQGLLQGVDRGDSAPGPQRRRLGLWILLHLLAALVALLWAYSGGVTVKDFVFGAMTGSFLTAPVFAWMAMDTMNSPLVEPQHRDGLAMRALSWFGLVFLVGVSLLFIGWSLTR from the coding sequence ATGTCATCCAGCGCCGTTAAGGCGATCTCAGGAGTGCGACGCAGCCTCGGGCCGGGCATCCTGTTGGCCGGTGCCTGCATCGGTGGCTCCCACCTGATGTCGTCCACCACGGCCGGTGCCCGTTTCGGGTTTGCCCTGGTGGGCCTGATCTTGCTCACCAACTTGGTGAAATACCCCTTTCTGCGAGTGGGCAGCCGCTTCACGGCCGCCACAGGACTGTCCTTGCTGGAGGGTTTTCAGAAGCGCAGCAAGACCTATCTGCCTCTTTACCTGCTGGTCAGTTTGTTCACCGGGACGTTCACGATCGCGGCGGTCAGCTTCGTCGCTGGGCTGTTGCTCACGAACATTCCTTTGTTGGCTGAGACCAACCGTTTTGGCCTGTCGATCGCTGTTCTGGCGGCCTGTGGTCTGATTCTTCTGTTCGGTCACTACCGAGCCCTGGATCGGTTGTCGAAGCTGCTGGTGGCATTGCTCACCTTGCTCACCGGGGTGGCTGCGGCGTCCTTGCTGATTCGCGGTCCCGCCGGAGATGTGGCCTCCACGTGGCTTGCGGCCGATCCCTCTCCCTGGCAGCTGGCCGACCTTGGCTTTCTGATTCCGTTGATGGGCTGGATGCCGGGGCCCGTGGAGATGTGCGTGTGGCCATCGCTTTGGATGTTCTCCCGTGCCCGCGACAGTGATCACACGGCATCGCTCAAGGAGGCCGAGACCGATTTCAATCTCGGTTACGGCGTCACGGTGGTCACCGCCCTGTTCTTCGTGATCCTTGGTGCTTACACGATGTACGGCACCGGCGACGGGATGATGCAGGGCTCTGGCGTCGCCTTTGCCCAGAACCTCATCCGCATCTACACCGATGCGATGGGCACCTGGGCGGCCTGGATCATCGTTCCAGCGGCCTTTGCTGCCATGTTCAGCACCACGCTGACCTGCCTCGATGCTTATCCGCGCAGCATCTCCGCTATTCAGGGTTTGCTCCAGGGTGTGGATCGCGGCGACTCGGCGCCCGGTCCCCAGCGGCGGCGACTGGGGCTGTGGATTCTGCTGCATCTTTTGGCGGCGCTGGTGGCACTGCTCTGGGCCTACAGCGGTGGCGTCACCGTGAAGGATTTCGTGTTTGGTGCCATGACGGGCAGTTTTCTGACGGCGCCGGTGTTCGCCTGGATGGCGATGGACACCATGAACAGTCCCTTGGTGGAGCCTCAGCATCGCGATGGCCTGGCCATGCGGGCGCTCAGTTGGTTCGGTCTGGTGTTTTTGGTGGGCGTCAGTCTCTTGTTCATCGGCTGGTCGCTGACGCGTTGA
- a CDS encoding DEAD/DEAH box helicase, whose translation MSLLHATWLPAIRTPSSSGRAALLVWADTWRVAEPMGPGTTPAIHPFTLKAEDLRALLSERDLLPNGIIDATACLTLPSRSVKPTRKAKAAQETSSDDAPPWCGLPLQAGEPIPKTTEWWPWQVQGLAIEPMAATEWLARLPLSGRHPDLADELRWWSHMQRWALSLVARGRWLPQVELSKGEGYPHRARWVPLLNREEDRRRLEDMAARLPLVATCALPWREPTGKRSNRMTRLRPEAMRAANPVACCRPRSGRLRVATLLEDLVDAQLRKGFTPDQEGLDPLLCAWEDALSSETGVINLKDEDAERLATASHHWREGVAGNVAAARACLELETPAEGEDLWPLRFFLQAEADPTLKLPAGTAWAAGPDGLQLGEIPVERPSEVLLEGMGRAITVFSPIERGLESATPEAMQLTPAEAFVLVRTAARQLRDVGVGVDLPPSLSGGLASRLGLAIKAELPQRSRGFTLGESLDWSWELMIGGVTLTLRELERLSGKRSPLVRHKGAWIELRPNDLKNAERFCSANPELSLDDALRLTATEGDTMMRLPVHAFDAGPRLQAVLEQYHQQKSPDPLPAPEGFCGQLRPYQERGLGWLAFLHRFDQGACLADDMGLGKTIQLLAFLQHLKMEKELKRPVLLVAPTSVLTNWKREAAAFTPELQVREHYGPRRPTTPAALKKALKDVDLVLTSYGLLQRDSELLESFDWQGTVIDEAQAIKNPSAKQSQAARDLARTRKGTRFRIALTGTPVENRVSELWALMDFLNPRVLGEEEFFHQRYRMPIERYGDMSSLRDLKSRVGPFILRRLKTDKAIISDLPEKVELSEWVGLSKEQKSLYAKTVEDTLDAIAQAPRGKRHGQVLALLTRLKQICNHPALALKEESASNDFLKRSVKLQRLEEILEEVIEAGDRALLFTQFAEWGNLLQGYLQRRWRSEVPFLSGSTRKSERQAMVDRFQEDPRGPQLFLLSLKAGGVGLNLTRASHVFHIDRWWNPAVENQATDRAYRIGQTNRVMVHKFITSGSVEEKIDRMIREKSRLAEDIVGSGEEWLGGLDMGQLKELVSLEDTPS comes from the coding sequence ATGAGCCTGCTGCACGCCACCTGGCTTCCGGCCATCCGTACTCCCAGCAGCTCCGGGCGAGCTGCATTGCTCGTGTGGGCTGACACCTGGAGGGTGGCCGAGCCCATGGGACCAGGCACGACACCAGCCATCCATCCATTCACGCTCAAGGCTGAAGACCTGCGCGCTCTGCTGAGCGAACGGGATCTACTCCCCAACGGCATCATTGACGCCACGGCCTGTCTCACCCTGCCGAGCCGCAGCGTGAAGCCGACGCGAAAGGCCAAGGCCGCTCAAGAGACTTCCAGCGACGACGCACCTCCCTGGTGCGGCCTGCCGCTGCAGGCGGGCGAGCCGATTCCCAAAACCACGGAATGGTGGCCCTGGCAGGTGCAGGGTCTTGCGATCGAACCGATGGCGGCCACCGAGTGGTTGGCGCGGCTGCCCCTATCCGGGCGTCATCCGGATCTGGCCGACGAGCTGCGCTGGTGGAGCCACATGCAGCGCTGGGCCCTCAGCTTGGTGGCGAGGGGTCGCTGGTTACCGCAGGTGGAACTGAGCAAGGGCGAGGGCTATCCGCATCGAGCCCGCTGGGTGCCGCTGCTCAACCGGGAAGAAGACCGCCGCCGCCTGGAGGACATGGCAGCACGGCTGCCCTTGGTAGCGACCTGTGCACTGCCCTGGCGTGAACCGACCGGCAAACGCAGCAATCGGATGACCCGACTGCGACCTGAAGCGATGCGGGCCGCCAATCCCGTGGCCTGCTGCCGACCCCGCAGCGGCCGCCTGCGGGTGGCCACTTTGCTGGAAGACCTGGTGGATGCCCAGCTGCGCAAAGGCTTCACACCGGATCAGGAAGGCCTAGACCCCTTGCTCTGCGCCTGGGAGGACGCGCTTAGCTCTGAAACCGGCGTGATCAACCTCAAGGATGAGGACGCTGAACGTCTGGCAACTGCCAGTCACCATTGGCGTGAGGGTGTGGCCGGAAATGTGGCCGCTGCGCGTGCCTGCCTGGAGCTTGAAACCCCAGCGGAAGGGGAGGACCTCTGGCCCCTGCGTTTCTTCTTACAAGCGGAAGCGGATCCCACCTTGAAACTGCCAGCCGGTACAGCTTGGGCCGCCGGTCCAGACGGGTTGCAACTCGGAGAAATCCCTGTGGAGCGTCCCAGCGAAGTGCTGCTCGAAGGCATGGGCCGAGCAATCACCGTGTTTTCCCCCATCGAGCGCGGACTGGAGAGCGCAACACCAGAAGCGATGCAACTGACCCCGGCTGAAGCCTTCGTGCTGGTGCGCACTGCAGCGCGCCAGTTGCGAGATGTGGGGGTGGGCGTCGATCTGCCCCCGAGCCTCTCTGGCGGACTGGCCAGCCGACTGGGCCTGGCCATCAAGGCCGAACTTCCCCAACGATCGCGCGGCTTCACCTTGGGCGAAAGCCTGGATTGGAGCTGGGAGCTGATGATCGGTGGTGTCACTCTGACGCTGCGGGAGCTGGAGCGCCTCAGCGGCAAACGCAGTCCCCTGGTGCGCCACAAGGGCGCCTGGATCGAATTGCGGCCCAATGATCTCAAGAACGCTGAACGGTTTTGCAGCGCCAACCCGGAACTGAGCCTCGACGACGCGCTGCGCCTGACAGCCACAGAAGGCGACACGATGATGCGGTTGCCGGTGCATGCCTTCGATGCGGGGCCCCGGCTGCAAGCCGTTCTGGAGCAGTATCACCAGCAGAAATCACCGGATCCACTGCCGGCACCAGAGGGGTTCTGCGGACAGCTGCGGCCTTACCAAGAACGTGGACTGGGGTGGCTGGCCTTCCTGCATCGGTTTGATCAGGGTGCCTGCCTGGCCGATGACATGGGCCTCGGCAAAACAATCCAGCTGCTGGCGTTTCTCCAGCACCTGAAGATGGAGAAGGAGCTGAAACGACCCGTGCTGCTGGTGGCGCCCACTTCGGTGCTGACCAACTGGAAGCGGGAAGCCGCAGCGTTCACCCCTGAACTCCAGGTCCGAGAGCACTATGGGCCTAGACGCCCAACCACCCCAGCAGCCTTGAAAAAGGCCCTGAAGGATGTGGACCTGGTGCTCACCAGCTACGGGCTGTTGCAACGGGACAGCGAACTGCTGGAAAGCTTCGACTGGCAAGGCACGGTGATTGATGAAGCGCAAGCCATCAAGAACCCCTCGGCCAAACAGAGTCAGGCCGCCCGTGACCTGGCCCGAACTCGCAAAGGCACCCGATTCCGCATCGCTCTCACTGGCACACCGGTGGAGAACCGCGTGAGTGAACTATGGGCGCTGATGGATTTCCTCAACCCCCGCGTGTTGGGGGAAGAGGAGTTCTTCCACCAGCGCTATCGGATGCCGATCGAACGCTATGGCGATATGTCATCGCTGCGGGATCTCAAATCCCGCGTGGGTCCCTTCATCCTGCGCCGGTTGAAAACCGACAAAGCGATCATCTCGGATCTGCCGGAGAAGGTAGAGCTGAGCGAATGGGTGGGGTTGAGCAAAGAACAGAAATCGCTCTACGCCAAGACCGTCGAAGACACGCTCGATGCCATTGCCCAGGCCCCCCGCGGCAAACGGCACGGCCAGGTTCTGGCATTGCTCACCCGCTTGAAACAGATCTGCAATCACCCCGCCCTTGCCCTCAAGGAAGAGTCAGCGAGCAACGACTTCCTGAAACGCTCTGTGAAGCTGCAACGGCTCGAAGAGATTCTCGAAGAGGTAATCGAAGCCGGCGATCGGGCGCTGCTGTTCACGCAGTTCGCGGAGTGGGGCAATCTGCTGCAGGGCTATCTGCAACGCCGTTGGCGCAGCGAGGTGCCCTTCCTCAGCGGCAGCACCAGGAAAAGCGAACGCCAGGCGATGGTGGATCGCTTCCAGGAAGACCCGCGCGGGCCGCAGCTGTTCTTGCTGTCACTCAAAGCTGGCGGTGTGGGCCTCAATCTCACGCGCGCCAGTCATGTGTTCCACATCGACCGCTGGTGGAACCCCGCCGTTGAAAACCAGGCCACCGACCGCGCTTATCGCATCGGTCAGACCAACCGAGTGATGGTGCACAAATTCATCACCAGCGGATCGGTGGAAGAAAAGATTGACCGAATGATCCGGGAGAAGTCCAGACTGGCGGAAGACATCGTCGGTTCCGGCGAAGAATGGCTCGGAGGCCTCGACATGGGCCAGCTCAAGGAGCTGGTGAGCCTCGAGGACACCCCGTCTTGA
- a CDS encoding Hsp20/alpha crystallin family protein, which translates to MITLRQSPFDLFERLDQQLSQAERVPAAEIYETADHYTVRLELPGVARDSIDVKATDRSLSVTAERQSLQPEPTNEAADSAETALLSEFRYGTWSRSFRFGQGLNREAITANYRDGVLEITAGKTQSHTSVTVAVDA; encoded by the coding sequence ATGATCACCCTTCGCCAATCCCCTTTCGACCTGTTCGAGCGCCTCGACCAGCAGTTGTCCCAAGCAGAGCGCGTTCCTGCCGCCGAGATTTACGAAACCGCCGACCACTACACCGTGCGCCTGGAACTCCCGGGTGTCGCCCGTGACTCAATCGACGTGAAAGCCACCGACCGCAGCTTGAGCGTCACCGCCGAGCGGCAATCTCTGCAGCCTGAACCAACGAACGAAGCCGCTGACTCCGCCGAGACCGCCCTGCTGAGCGAATTCCGCTACGGCACCTGGAGCCGCAGCTTCCGCTTTGGCCAAGGCCTGAACCGAGAGGCCATCACCGCCAACTACCGAGACGGCGTGCTGGAAATCACGGCAGGGAAAACCCAGAGTCACACCAGCGTCACGGTGGCTGTGGACGCCTGA
- the alaS gene encoding alanine--tRNA ligase yields MAVARSSRTDAARPRTGAEIREAFLAFFEERGHKRMASASLVPDDPTVLLTIAGMLPFKPIFLGQQERPAPCATSSQKCIRTNDIENVGRTARHHTFFEMLGNFSFGDYFKRQAIEWAWELSTQVFGLDPKNLVVSVFRDDDEAEQIWREVVGVNPKRIIRMDEADNFWASGPTGPCGPCSEIYYDFKPELGDDGIDLDDDDRFIEFYNLVFMQSNRDAEGMLTPLANRNIDTGMGLERMAQILQKVPNNYETDLIFPLIQAAAEQAGVDYHQLDDKGQTSLKVIGDHSRAITQLISDGVTASNLGRGYILRRLLRRVVRHGRLLGIDQPFLQAMGEASIALMQSVHPQLLERREVILAELQREEARFLETLERGEKLLADVLAAKPSQINGEQAFELYDTYGFPLELTQEIAEEHGLAVDVDGFETAMEQQRQRAKAAAVSIDLTLQDAIDQVAAGLQDTEFRGYEQLEQSSSIQALVVNGEPAKTAVAGDAVQVVLDVTPFYGEGGGQIGDRGTLVADGQAGDGLIVIVESVSRNRSVFVHSGRVERGGLSVGDVVYGRVDRACRRRAQANHTATHLLQAALKQVVDSGIGQAGSLVSFDRLRFDFHCPRAVTAEELERIESLINGWIADAHALEVQEMAIEQAKAAGAVAMFGEKYADVVRVVDVPGVSMELCGGTHVGNTAEIGLFKIVSESGVAAGIRRIEAVAGAAVLPYLNERDAVVKRLGERFKAQPAEIVDRVIALQDELKATGKALAAAQAELAVAKSAALALKAVAVGDFQLLVERLDGVDGAGLQGAAQNLADQMGDGAAVVIGGLPDPADQGKVILVAAFGTSVIAAKLQAGQFIAGIAKLCGGGGGGRPNLAQAGGRDGAALDGALEQAKTMLRQELQG; encoded by the coding sequence ATGGCTGTTGCACGATCGTCGCGAACCGATGCAGCGCGTCCCCGCACGGGTGCGGAGATCCGAGAAGCGTTTCTGGCTTTTTTCGAGGAGCGCGGCCACAAACGCATGGCCAGCGCTTCCCTGGTGCCTGACGACCCCACGGTGTTGCTCACCATTGCTGGGATGCTGCCGTTCAAGCCGATTTTCCTTGGACAGCAGGAGCGTCCAGCCCCCTGTGCCACCAGTTCCCAGAAGTGCATCCGCACCAACGACATTGAGAACGTGGGCCGGACTGCTAGGCACCACACCTTTTTCGAGATGCTCGGCAACTTTTCGTTTGGGGACTACTTCAAGCGGCAGGCGATCGAGTGGGCCTGGGAGCTAAGCACGCAGGTGTTCGGTCTGGATCCCAAAAATTTGGTGGTGAGTGTCTTCCGTGATGACGACGAAGCGGAGCAGATTTGGCGTGAGGTGGTGGGGGTGAACCCCAAGCGGATCATCCGTATGGATGAGGCCGACAACTTCTGGGCCTCTGGTCCCACTGGGCCGTGTGGGCCCTGTTCGGAGATCTACTACGACTTCAAGCCTGAACTGGGCGATGACGGCATCGATCTGGACGACGACGACCGCTTCATCGAGTTCTACAACCTGGTGTTCATGCAGTCGAACCGCGACGCGGAGGGAATGCTCACGCCGCTCGCGAACCGCAACATTGACACCGGCATGGGTCTGGAGCGAATGGCGCAGATTCTGCAGAAGGTTCCCAACAATTACGAGACCGATCTGATCTTTCCGCTGATTCAGGCGGCTGCTGAGCAGGCTGGTGTTGACTACCACCAGCTCGATGACAAGGGCCAAACGTCGCTCAAGGTGATCGGTGATCACAGCCGTGCGATCACCCAGCTGATCAGCGATGGCGTCACCGCTAGCAACCTCGGCCGCGGCTACATCCTGCGGCGCCTGCTGCGCCGGGTGGTGCGCCATGGCCGTCTTCTCGGCATCGATCAGCCGTTTCTCCAGGCCATGGGTGAGGCTTCCATCGCCCTGATGCAATCAGTGCATCCGCAGTTGCTAGAGCGGCGGGAGGTGATCCTTGCGGAACTGCAACGGGAAGAAGCTCGCTTCCTGGAGACCTTGGAACGCGGCGAGAAGTTGCTCGCTGATGTGCTCGCGGCCAAGCCGTCGCAGATCAATGGTGAGCAGGCCTTTGAGCTCTATGACACCTATGGATTCCCCTTGGAGCTCACCCAGGAGATCGCTGAGGAGCATGGCCTTGCTGTGGATGTCGACGGCTTTGAGACGGCGATGGAGCAGCAGCGCCAGCGGGCGAAAGCAGCTGCAGTGAGCATTGACCTCACGCTGCAAGACGCGATCGACCAGGTGGCTGCAGGACTGCAAGACACTGAGTTTCGGGGTTATGAGCAGCTGGAACAAAGCAGCAGCATCCAGGCCCTGGTGGTGAACGGTGAGCCGGCGAAGACCGCTGTCGCTGGAGATGCCGTTCAGGTGGTGCTGGATGTCACGCCGTTCTATGGCGAAGGGGGCGGCCAGATCGGTGATCGGGGCACGCTGGTGGCGGATGGCCAGGCCGGTGATGGCCTGATCGTGATCGTCGAGTCCGTGAGTCGCAACCGCAGTGTGTTCGTGCACAGCGGTCGTGTGGAGCGCGGTGGTCTGTCGGTGGGTGATGTGGTGTACGGCCGGGTGGATCGTGCTTGCCGTCGTCGTGCGCAGGCCAATCACACCGCTACCCACCTGTTGCAAGCAGCGCTTAAACAGGTGGTGGATTCCGGTATCGGTCAGGCCGGCTCCTTGGTGAGTTTTGATCGCCTGCGTTTCGATTTCCACTGCCCGCGGGCGGTCACCGCAGAGGAACTGGAACGTATTGAGAGCTTGATCAATGGTTGGATTGCCGATGCTCATGCGCTCGAGGTGCAGGAGATGGCGATCGAGCAGGCCAAGGCCGCTGGAGCGGTGGCGATGTTCGGTGAGAAATATGCCGATGTGGTGCGTGTGGTGGATGTGCCAGGCGTATCGATGGAGCTCTGCGGTGGCACCCATGTGGGCAACACGGCGGAAATCGGGCTGTTCAAGATCGTGAGTGAGAGCGGTGTCGCTGCTGGCATTCGCCGCATCGAAGCCGTCGCTGGTGCAGCAGTGCTGCCCTATCTCAATGAACGGGATGCGGTGGTGAAGCGGCTGGGTGAGCGCTTCAAGGCGCAGCCTGCGGAGATCGTCGACCGGGTCATTGCCCTGCAAGACGAGCTGAAAGCCACTGGCAAGGCGCTGGCCGCGGCGCAGGCTGAACTGGCGGTGGCCAAGTCAGCAGCGCTGGCCTTGAAGGCTGTTGCGGTGGGCGACTTCCAGCTGCTGGTGGAACGACTCGATGGCGTGGATGGCGCGGGTCTGCAGGGGGCCGCGCAGAACCTGGCTGATCAGATGGGGGATGGTGCTGCGGTCGTGATCGGTGGACTGCCGGACCCAGCCGATCAGGGCAAAGTGATCCTGGTGGCGGCCTTCGGCACGTCGGTGATTGCTGCCAAGCTCCAGGCCGGCCAATTCATCGCTGGCATCGCCAAGCTCTGTGGCGGTGGTGGCGGTGGCCGGCCCAACCTGGCTCAGGCTGGAGGGCGTGATGGGGCTGCCCTGGATGGTGCCTTGGAGCAGGCCAAAACCATGTTGCGGCAAGAGCTGCAGGGGTAA
- a CDS encoding diflavin flavoprotein, with product MVVAAPTVTGRLSLQCEAIASDSCTIRSLDWERSRFDIEFGLRNGTTYNSFLVRGERTALIDTSHAKFRDTWIPLLQEQIDPQTIDLLIVSHTEPDHSGLIGDLLDLNPEIEIVGSKVAIQFLENQVHRPFKSRAVKSGDELDLGTNRDSGVSHRFEFLSAPNLHWPDTIFSFDHGTGVLYTCDAFGLHYCSDDVFDCDPGAIAPDFRFYYDCLMGPNARSVLQALKRMDALPEINTIAVGHGPLLREHLQHWIDDYRTWSGQRSKGESYAAVCYLSQYGFSDRISQAIAHGIGKAEAQVQLVDLRATDPQELTALIGDAKAVVVPTWPAEPDSDLQAAIGTLLAALGPKQTVGVYDAFGGNDEPIDAVASQLRSQGQKEAFAPLRIRQLPSGADYQRCEEAGTDLGQLLTRAKTIAAMKSLDGDLDKALGRLSGGLYVVTASQGEGEAQRRSAMVASWVSQASFAPPGLTVAVAKDRAIETLMQVGDRFVLNVLRNDNHQELMRHFLKRFRPGADRFEGVNVLEGVADGGPVLGDALAYLGCRVEQRMEGPDHWIIYAVVEQGNVADTEAMTAVHHRKVGNHY from the coding sequence ATGGTCGTCGCCGCCCCGACCGTCACCGGACGTCTGAGTCTTCAGTGCGAGGCGATTGCGTCCGACAGCTGCACCATCCGTTCCCTCGACTGGGAGCGCAGCCGCTTCGACATTGAATTCGGACTGCGCAACGGAACCACCTACAACAGCTTTTTGGTGCGCGGGGAACGCACCGCTCTGATTGACACCAGCCACGCCAAGTTCCGTGACACTTGGATCCCGCTGCTGCAGGAGCAGATCGATCCACAAACGATCGATCTTCTGATCGTCAGTCACACCGAACCCGATCACTCCGGCCTGATCGGCGACCTCCTGGATCTGAATCCTGAGATCGAGATCGTGGGATCCAAGGTTGCGATTCAGTTCCTGGAGAACCAGGTGCATAGGCCGTTCAAATCTCGGGCGGTGAAAAGTGGCGACGAACTGGATCTCGGCACGAATCGTGACAGCGGCGTGAGCCATCGCTTTGAGTTCCTCAGCGCTCCCAACCTGCACTGGCCGGACACAATCTTTTCCTTCGATCACGGCACGGGCGTTCTCTACACCTGTGATGCCTTCGGATTGCACTACTGCTCCGACGACGTCTTCGATTGCGACCCGGGAGCGATCGCTCCCGATTTCCGCTTTTACTACGACTGCCTCATGGGCCCGAACGCCCGCAGCGTTCTGCAGGCGCTCAAACGCATGGATGCGCTGCCTGAGATCAACACCATTGCCGTGGGCCATGGACCCTTACTGCGTGAGCATCTGCAGCATTGGATCGATGATTACCGCACATGGAGCGGTCAGCGCAGCAAAGGCGAAAGCTACGCCGCTGTTTGCTACTTGAGCCAATACGGGTTTTCCGATCGCATCAGTCAGGCGATTGCCCATGGCATCGGCAAAGCGGAAGCCCAGGTGCAACTTGTGGACCTGCGCGCCACCGATCCGCAGGAACTGACGGCACTGATTGGCGATGCCAAGGCCGTGGTGGTGCCCACCTGGCCCGCGGAACCCGATAGCGATCTGCAGGCCGCCATTGGCACCCTTCTGGCCGCCCTCGGACCCAAACAAACAGTCGGGGTCTACGACGCCTTCGGCGGCAACGACGAACCCATCGATGCGGTCGCCAGCCAGTTGCGCAGCCAAGGACAGAAGGAAGCCTTCGCGCCGCTGCGCATCCGTCAGCTCCCCTCCGGTGCCGACTACCAGCGTTGCGAAGAAGCCGGAACGGACCTCGGTCAGCTGTTGACACGTGCCAAAACCATCGCCGCCATGAAGAGCCTCGATGGTGACCTCGACAAAGCACTCGGACGACTCAGCGGTGGCCTGTACGTGGTGACCGCCAGCCAGGGCGAAGGCGAAGCGCAACGGCGCAGTGCCATGGTGGCCAGCTGGGTCAGCCAGGCCAGCTTTGCCCCCCCGGGTCTCACGGTGGCCGTCGCCAAGGACCGCGCGATCGAAACACTGATGCAGGTGGGAGACCGGTTTGTGCTCAACGTGCTGCGAAACGACAACCATCAAGAGTTGATGCGTCACTTCCTCAAGCGCTTTCGTCCCGGTGCCGATCGCTTTGAAGGTGTGAACGTTCTAGAGGGCGTTGCTGACGGCGGTCCCGTGCTCGGAGATGCTCTGGCCTACCTCGGCTGCCGGGTGGAGCAGCGGATGGAAGGGCCTGATCACTGGATCATCTATGCCGTTGTGGAACAGGGCAACGTGGCCGATACCGAAGCCATGACCGCCGTGCATCACCGCAAAGTGGGGAATCACTATTAA
- a CDS encoding MEKHLA domain-containing protein, whose protein sequence is MAETAPWLTQESQGLTSILLRSHQRAFGRALLACDRPGTSRRLTNQELFSSAVAVLAHDNSNDPRLIYANAMALRLWQRSWPEMIGMPSRYTAEEGARRERASALQQAQRQDAFEGYRGIRISGNGRRFMINNARIWTLWDEENRSCGQAAAFSNWYWIEP, encoded by the coding sequence GTGGCTGAGACAGCACCCTGGCTGACGCAGGAGAGTCAGGGGCTCACCTCCATTCTGCTGCGCTCGCATCAACGGGCCTTCGGAAGAGCGCTGCTCGCATGCGACCGTCCTGGCACCTCAAGACGACTGACCAACCAAGAGCTGTTCAGCAGCGCCGTTGCTGTTCTCGCCCACGACAACAGCAACGATCCGCGCTTGATCTATGCCAACGCCATGGCTTTGCGGCTCTGGCAACGCTCCTGGCCAGAGATGATCGGCATGCCATCGCGCTACACCGCTGAGGAAGGGGCACGACGGGAGCGCGCCTCTGCCCTTCAGCAGGCACAGCGCCAAGACGCGTTCGAGGGCTACCGAGGCATTCGCATCAGCGGAAATGGACGCCGATTCATGATCAACAACGCCAGGATTTGGACTCTTTGGGATGAAGAAAACCGCAGCTGTGGACAGGCAGCTGCTTTCTCCAACTGGTATTGGATTGAGCCCTGA